The DNA segment GCTTGGGCGTGCCATAGAGTCGCGCTTTGAACGCAATTTCCCCGTCACGGATCAAGTTAATCCGAATGTTTAATTCCGGCGAAAGCCGTGAAAATAAAAATTCATAGCTGCCGTCCAGAGTATTGAACGGGGAGACGAAAAAGTTTTTGTCCGCCACAAATCGGCGCTCTCCGCTTTGATTGTCGGGCTTTTCCTCAGCCGGCGAGGGGATGTAGACATGGCGCTCCCCGAATGTATTGTTGACCTCCGCCACGACGGCGGCCAGTTCATCGGATGCGGAAAAGCAGTAATAGAAGCTGACCGGATTGAAGATATAGTTAAAATACCGGGCCGAGGTAATCAGCACGATCCGGCGGATCGGCGTGTCCAGCCCTTCCTGTTTAAGATGGGCATAAAGCTTGTCCTTTATTCTGCCGGGCCCGTAATCCAGATAATCCGCATCATAGATGGATGCCGGCCGGAACCGGTTGCAGCCGAAGAGCGGGAGCTTCCGGTCCAGGGTTTCCAGTTCATCCAGGTCCAGTCCATAGAAATACAAGGGATACCGCAGCTGGTGATAAACCGGCATGAACCGGGTATGTCCGACAAATCCGGTGTAGATGACGGAGTTCATAGGGTGATCCCGAACTTTTTGCCCACGTTGACCGCCGAGATCACGGCGTCCTCGTGAAAGCCGTATCTGAAGTAGCTGCCGCAGAAATAGGTGTTATTCGGGCCGTTTAACCGGTCCAGTTGGTCCTGGGTATGAATGGCGTCAAAGGTATACATCGGGTGCGTACAGATTTTGTCGTTTATGACTTGATCCGCCGACACCTCGCGGAGCGGATTCAGGGTCACCAGGTAGTCCTGCCGGGTGTTTAAGTTCTGGAGCTGATTCATGTAATAGGTCATGAAAAGCGGCTTATCCCTTTCAGCCGGGGCCTCCCGGATATAATTCCAGGAGGCTCGCGCCCGCTCGATCGGCGGCAGGAAGTCCGGATCCGTATGGAGCAGCACCCGGTTTTCCGAATACTGCCATGCGCCCAGCAGCTTCTTTTCATCCGGCGTGGGATCTGTCAGCATATTCAGTGCCTCATCCGCATGCGCGGCAATGACCACCGCATCAAATGTTTCCTCGCCCGCCTCATGCTGAACGCGCACGCCTCCGTTTTCCCGGACAATGGACCGGACCGGGCAGCTGGTATGGATTTGCCCGGGAAACTGCGCTTTGAATGCCTTGACATAGGAATGGCTGCCCCCGGTCACGGTATACCACTGGGGGTGCATCTTCACTTTAAGCAGCCCGTGGTTTGAAAAAAACCGGGCAAATGTCTGTGCCGGAAATTCGAGCATTTTGACATCCGGCGTGGACCATATAGCCGCGCCCATGGGGATGATGTATTTTTCAATAAAAGCTTTACCGAATCCGTATTTGTTCAGGTACTCCCCTAAGGTGAGCTGGTTTAGCTCCTTTGAATCCAAAAGCTTTTGGGTTTTGCGGTTAAAACGCAGAATCTCGGTAATCAGCCGCCAGAAGCGGGGATTCAGGATGTTTTTTCGGTCCGCCAGGATGTTTCGGCTGGAATACTGAAACCCGGTCCGGCGGTCAAAATAGCTGAACGACATGTTGCTTTTTTGCTTTTCAACGCCGAGCTGTGTTAAAAATTCGATAAAATTGGGATACGTAAGGTCATTGAAGACGATAAACCCCATGTCCACACAGGTACCGGCATCCGGGCCGTCTTCTATCGTAATCGTCCGGGTGTGGCCGCCCAGATAGGAGTCCGCCTCGAATATGGTCACATCATGTTTGCGCTGCAAGAGATAGGCGGAAACAATGCCGGCCACGCCGGCACCCACGACAGCAATCGATTGTTTAGCCTCGGTGTTCATCTGTCCTCTCTTCGGTAATGGCATGGTAGCGTTTTTCTGAAGCGGTTTTTATCGCGAAAAGCAGCTGCCGGGTTAGAATGTGCAGCCGCCTGGGCACGCCGATCAGCCGGGCCGGCCAAAGCATGAAGCCGGAAAATGTTTCAACGCTCTCGAGCCTCACTTGACTTTCGGCCGGTTCAAAATTAAATGTATGCGCTGCGCGAATCCCCCATTTTTGCCCGGTCCATGTCACCGACCGGCCCGGGTCGCAATCGGTCACCACCGGCGCGATCCGCATGGGCAGGATCAGGGGGTTTAATTCAAACGATATGCAAGCGCCTTTGGTTATGGCATCTCCTGTTTCAAACCGGCATTCCCGGCAGACCGGATTCCAGTCCGTCCAGTGCTCGATTTCCGAGAAGACCTCCCAAACGGCCTCAATTGGGGCATCGATCATAACTGTTTCGCGGATGATCATTAAATGAACTATTCGCTTTGATCCGGATCCACCACATCAATGTTGCTGGCATAGCGGCCCACCGTGCCGTCATCCACGCAGTTATCAAGCTCTTCCTCAGTGGCTTCCCGCACATTTTTCAGTGCCTCCAGCGGACAGACGAATTCATTGCCCTTTTCGTCCTTTACCCGCACATACACGTCTTTCTTTGTGTCCGTCATTTGATACGCTCCTTTTTAGGCAGGTTTTGATAAAAAGCACGACTGCTGTGACAACAGCTTGCCCGGTCCTTTCTCCGCTTCAGCCAGGGCATTGCAGATGGCCTGTTCCATATTGACCAGCTGCAGCGGAATTACTTCCCGAATGCGATTTTCACGGCAGACCGCGGGCGTCCGGAGTCCCTCGGCCAGCGGAAAGACGATCCCGGAGGGCACCGGCGTGATCATCGCCACCCAGTAAGTGGATAAAAGGGTCTGGGAAAAAGGCACCCCAACGATGAAGCGCTTCAGACTCCGCACCCGGGCATACATACGCATCAGATCAACATAGCTTAAAACTTCCGGGCCGCCGATGTCATATGTGGCGCCGGCGGTCTCAGGCGTTTCAAGGGCGCCGGCCAGGTAATCCAGGACATTTTCGACGGAAATGGG comes from the Desulfobacterales bacterium genome and includes:
- a CDS encoding SRPBCC family protein is translated as MIDAPIEAVWEVFSEIEHWTDWNPVCRECRFETGDAITKGACISFELNPLILPMRIAPVVTDCDPGRSVTWTGQKWGIRAAHTFNFEPAESQVRLESVETFSGFMLWPARLIGVPRRLHILTRQLLFAIKTASEKRYHAITEERTDEHRG
- a CDS encoding FAD-dependent oxidoreductase; translated protein: MNTEAKQSIAVVGAGVAGIVSAYLLQRKHDVTIFEADSYLGGHTRTITIEDGPDAGTCVDMGFIVFNDLTYPNFIEFLTQLGVEKQKSNMSFSYFDRRTGFQYSSRNILADRKNILNPRFWRLITEILRFNRKTQKLLDSKELNQLTLGEYLNKYGFGKAFIEKYIIPMGAAIWSTPDVKMLEFPAQTFARFFSNHGLLKVKMHPQWYTVTGGSHSYVKAFKAQFPGQIHTSCPVRSIVRENGGVRVQHEAGEETFDAVVIAAHADEALNMLTDPTPDEKKLLGAWQYSENRVLLHTDPDFLPPIERARASWNYIREAPAERDKPLFMTYYMNQLQNLNTRQDYLVTLNPLREVSADQVINDKICTHPMYTFDAIHTQDQLDRLNGPNNTYFCGSYFRYGFHEDAVISAVNVGKKFGITL
- a CDS encoding DUF1365 family protein yields the protein MNSVIYTGFVGHTRFMPVYHQLRYPLYFYGLDLDELETLDRKLPLFGCNRFRPASIYDADYLDYGPGRIKDKLYAHLKQEGLDTPIRRIVLITSARYFNYIFNPVSFYYCFSASDELAAVVAEVNNTFGERHVYIPSPAEEKPDNQSGERRFVADKNFFVSPFNTLDGSYEFLFSRLSPELNIRINLIRDGEIAFKARLYGTPKPLTAGSHLAAMLRHPLTPHLTMARILWQAAKLRLGKKLPFQEKPRPAHPMTIRPYPDRLVKNLPESVGAVNDSLQPCPDRPNCVSSMAENSRHYIPPIQYSSSPEEARTRLLDILYSLSRATVISAKPDYIHAVSETRMMRFKDDLEFLIDEQARQIHLRSAARTGYSDFGVNRRRVEKIRRLFEGQAG